The following nucleotide sequence is from Candidatus Bipolaricaulis sibiricus.
ATGACGACATGGTGCTGGGAGCTGCCCTGGCGGGCGGGGCGGACGTCATCGTCTCGAAAGACCACCACCTGCAGGCTCTGGGAAGCTACCAAGGGATCAGGATCATGTCCACTCAGGAGTTCGTGCGGGTGCTCGAGCATGGCGAGTCGGGCTGATCGGCGCGCGAAAGACGGCTGGGGAGCCGGTCAGGAAGGAGCTGCCCGAGGGCGCCCGCAGGAGGTCTCTCATACCGGGATGGCCTCGCGGAGGACCCTGTCCCGGATGCGCGACTTCAGACCGCGGACCGTCACCACGTCCACCCGGCAGCCGAGCAGGATCTCAAGCTCCTGCTGAAGCCCGCCGAGGTCGAGCAGGGTGCGCCCCGGTTCGAGTTCCACCAGGAAGTCGACATCGCTCCCCTGATCAGCCTGCCCACGCGCGACAGAGCCGAACACGCGCACGCTCCGTGCCCCGTGCTTTGTGCAGAGGCGCAGGATCCTCT
It contains:
- a CDS encoding nucleotidyltransferase, producing MMLDVRVKEKRERILRLCTKHGARSVRVFGSVARGQADQGSDVDFLVELEPGRTLLDLGGLQQELEILLGCRVDVVTVRGLKSRIRDRVLREAIPV